The Vibrio splendidus genome has a window encoding:
- the secD gene encoding protein translocase subunit SecD, with translation MTVKKRIPRKQINHYSKWKYAVLIATIIIMVLSALPSWYGENASVQISNRSEQTIDATQITQYLASEGIQAKSAFQKDKRLVVILEDAEQQAKAKEVLNERLLDNATVALAMEPAAPKWLTDMGFAPIQLGLDLRGGVQFLLEVDMEPVYHAQAQAMVDEITSEVRYARGKVVNNQVQFDFRTDADFEKAQKLIRQEFPQWLRNRSDKSLTLTQSEEEQRTLRNLTVQQNLQIMRSRIEELGITEASIQRQGESRIRIELPGVQDPAAAKDVIGATASLAFYSVYDNATRSTQTLKDSDGNRVVVDRKAVLSGEHIIDARSGIGEMGSAEVNITLDSSGGKKMSEFSRHNIGKPMATVYSEYSRDRAGNSKQDSEVISVANIQSQLGSRFRITGAGSLADAQELALLLRAGSLTAPVTIIEERTIGPSLGAENVTNGFAALALGLGLTLTFMALWYRRLGWVANCALVVNMTTLFGLIALLPGAVLTLPGIAGLVLTVGMAVDTNVLIFERIRDKMKEGRSFASSIDRGFDSAFSSIFDANVTTMIVAVALYTIGNGPIQGFALTLGLGLLTSMFTGIFASRAIINLVWGRDQRHDVRI, from the coding sequence TTGACTGTGAAAAAACGCATTCCAAGAAAACAAATCAACCACTATTCAAAGTGGAAATACGCGGTGCTTATCGCCACCATTATCATCATGGTTCTGAGTGCTTTACCTTCTTGGTATGGCGAGAATGCATCGGTTCAAATCAGCAATCGCTCTGAGCAGACAATCGATGCGACTCAAATTACTCAATACCTTGCGAGCGAAGGCATCCAAGCCAAATCTGCATTTCAAAAAGACAAACGTTTAGTCGTGATCTTAGAAGATGCTGAACAACAAGCGAAAGCCAAAGAGGTGCTGAATGAGCGCCTATTGGATAACGCGACGGTTGCGCTAGCGATGGAACCAGCAGCCCCAAAATGGTTGACTGACATGGGTTTTGCGCCGATTCAGTTAGGCCTTGATTTGCGTGGTGGTGTGCAGTTCTTATTAGAAGTGGATATGGAGCCGGTTTATCACGCGCAAGCTCAAGCGATGGTCGACGAGATCACCAGCGAAGTGCGTTACGCGCGCGGTAAAGTGGTGAACAACCAAGTTCAGTTTGATTTCCGTACCGACGCCGATTTCGAAAAAGCACAGAAGCTGATTCGTCAAGAGTTCCCACAATGGCTGCGTAACCGCTCAGACAAGTCGCTAACTTTAACTCAGTCTGAAGAAGAACAAAGAACGCTACGCAACCTTACGGTTCAACAAAACCTGCAAATCATGCGCAGCCGTATTGAAGAGCTAGGCATCACTGAGGCATCGATTCAACGCCAAGGTGAAAGCCGTATCCGTATTGAGTTGCCGGGTGTACAAGACCCTGCAGCAGCGAAAGACGTGATTGGTGCTACTGCTTCATTGGCGTTCTATTCGGTGTACGACAATGCCACTCGCAGTACTCAAACCCTGAAAGATTCAGACGGCAACCGTGTGGTCGTCGACCGCAAGGCTGTGTTGAGTGGCGAACACATTATTGATGCTCGCAGTGGCATTGGTGAGATGGGCAGTGCAGAAGTCAACATTACGCTGGATTCTTCTGGTGGTAAGAAAATGTCCGAGTTCTCACGTCATAACATCGGTAAGCCAATGGCAACGGTGTACAGCGAATACAGCCGTGATAGAGCGGGCAACAGCAAGCAAGACAGCGAAGTGATTAGTGTGGCAAACATCCAATCTCAACTGGGTAGCCGCTTCAGAATCACTGGCGCAGGCAGTTTGGCAGACGCACAAGAGCTTGCGTTACTGTTGCGTGCGGGGTCATTGACTGCGCCTGTGACCATCATTGAAGAACGTACTATTGGCCCATCTTTGGGGGCTGAAAATGTAACCAACGGCTTTGCTGCTTTGGCACTTGGTCTTGGCCTTACGCTAACGTTTATGGCGCTATGGTACCGCCGCTTAGGTTGGGTCGCGAACTGTGCATTGGTGGTTAACATGACCACATTGTTTGGTTTGATTGCGCTGCTACCGGGTGCGGTATTAACTCTGCCGGGTATTGCGGGTCTAGTACTGACCGTTGGTATGGCGGTGGACACTAACGTGCTTATCTTCGAGCGTATTCGAGACAAGATGAAAGAAGGGCGCAGCTTTGCTAGCTCTATCGATCGTGGTTTCGATAGCGCATTCTCGTCAATTTTCGATGCTAACGTCACTACCATGATCGTTGCTGTGGCTCTATATACCATTGGTAATGGACCGATTCAGGGCTTCGCTCTGACACTGGGCTTAGGTCTTCTAACCAGTATGTTTACGGGCATTTTTGCTTCACGAGCGATCATCAATTTGGTTTGGGGGCGTGACCAACGCCACGATGTAAGGATTTAA